The stretch of DNA CGCGGCGCCGAAGGGTGACGCGCCCCGGCCGGACCCGAACCGCGTCCCGGCCTTGCCGTCGCACATCGAGCGCGTCGCGCCGTCCATCGTCGGCATCCACGTCGAGGTGCCCCCAGACCGGCCGTCCGTGGCGACGCTCGGCGCGGAGCGCTGGGGCAGCGGCGTCATCTTCGATCAGTCCGGGTACGTGCTCACAGTGAGCTATGTTGTTCTGGACGCCGGGTGGATCGACGTGACGCTCCGCGGCGGGCGCAAGGTCCCGGCCAAGCTCGTCGGCCTCGACCTCGAGTCGGGGCTTGGTGTCGTCAAGCTGGACGGTCCCGGGCCCTGGCAGGCGGCCACGCTCGGTGACTCGACAAAAATGGCCGTCGGAGACCTGACGGGCACGGTGGGTCTCGACGACGACGGCACCCTCGTGGCGGTGCCGGGCAAGGTCTGGGAGATCAGGCCCTTCGCCGCCTCGTGGGAATACATGCTCGACCGGGCGATCCTCGTGGCGCCCTACAGCCCGGCCTTCGGCGGCGCGGCCCTGGTGGATGCGACCGGCGCCGTCGTGGGCATCACCTCGCTGAGACTCGGGGAAGCGCCCTTCGTCAACCTCGCCGTTCCGATCGAGCAGTTCCTTGGCGGCAAGCAGGAGCTGATCGCCAAGGGCCGCGTCGAGAGCCGCCGCCCGCGGCCGTGGATTGGGCTTTACACGCGAGAGCTCGTCGGTGGGGGCGTGATCGTCGCGGGCGTCTCGCCCATCGGACCCGCGCGCACGGCGGGTTTCCGCCCGGGCGACGTCATCGTGCGCGTCAACGGCGCCGAGGTCTCGAGTCAGGCGGAGTTCTACCGGCGGCTCTGGCTTGGCGTGGTCGGGCAGGACGTGCAGCTCGTGGTCATGCGCGAGGCCCGCCTCGAGGCGATCACCGTGCGCCCCGTGGACCGCTACCGCCTCCTCAAGACCAGCGACCGGTAAGCGGGCCCCGATGCGCGGCGTGGACACCTACCAGGGGCGCGGCCTCATCGCCGACCCGATCCACCAGTACATCCTCTACACGCGCCCCGACGGCATCCCCGGCGAAGCGACGGAGCAGGACCTCCTCGACTCGCCCTGGATGCAGCGGCTCCGGCGCGTGCCGCAGCTCCAGTCGGCGCGCTGGGTCTTCCCGGCCGCCGAGCACAGCCGATTCCAGCACTCGCTGGGGGCGATGCACCTGGCGGGCCGCTTCGCCCAGCAGCTGCACCCCTCGCTCAAGGCCGAGTTCCCGGACGCCCCGTCGGCGGCGCTCCTGGAAGAGTTGCTGCGGATGTCGGGGCTGCTCCATGACATCGGACACGGGCCCTTCGGGCACTTCTTCGACGATAATTTTCTGGCGGATTTCGGTCTCACGCACGAGATCGTCGGCCAGCGGATCATCCGCGAGCAGATCGCCGACCTGATCCGCGGGCTCCGGCGCAGCCCCTCGGCGCCATTCGAGACCGGCGAAGCGATCAACCCCGACTGGATCTGCTACCTCATGGGCAAGGACCGGACGCGGCCCGAGGCCGAGCACCCGCGCTGGCTCGCCCACCTGAAGCCGCTGCTCAGCGGGATCTACACCGCCGACAACATGGACTACGTACTCCGCGACTCGTACATGTGCGGCGTTGCCGTCGGGCCCATCGACATCGAGCGGATCATCTACTACTCGTTTTTCAGCGACAAAGGGTTGACGCTCGATCGCGGGGGCATCCAGGCGTTCATCATGTTCCTGAATGCGCGCTTCTACATGTACACCAACGTCTACTATCACCGGACCACGCGAGGCATCGACCTGCACCTGAAGGAGATCTTCCGCGACACGATCCGGCTCATGTTTCCCTACGACCTCAACAAGGACCTGGCGCCCTATCTCCACCTGACCGAGTGGACCCTGCTCGAAGAGGTTGCGCGCTGGCAGGACGCCGGCGATCCTGAGCGCAAGACCCTCGGCCAGGAGTGGCGGCACATCCTCGACCGGCGCCTGAAGTGGCGGATGTCCCACGAGGTCGTCCTCGATCTCTTCGAGCCGCGCCGGGGGTTCGGCTTCATGAAGGCCGAGGAGGTCGAGCAGCGCGTGCGCGAGCTCCTGCCGGCGGCGATGCGGGACTTCCCGTTCAAGATCGACATGGCCCAGCAGGACCCGCGGCCGCTCAACCCCATCGGGATGCAGGACCGCCAGATCTACGTCTACGACTCGGCCACGCGCACCGTGTCGGCGGAGCCGCTCAAGGAGCTGCTCAAATACCTGCCCGGCAAGGTCGCGCAGTGCCGCATCTTCGCAAAGACCCACGAGCACGATCAGGCGCTTGCGAAGGCGCTCAACCAGGCGCTCGGAGAAGAGCGCCCCGCCCACCCGACCAACCTCTAGTCGCCAACCCCTAGACCTGAGGACTCACCGATGGACACCTATCGCGGCGTCGACTACTACGGCATCGAGGCCTTGCTAACGGAAGAGCAGCGGATGGTGCGGGACGCGGTCCGGGACTGGGTGGAGAAGGAGTTCGTGCCCGTCGTGAGCCAGCACCACCGCGACGAGACGTTCCCGCTGGAAGTCGCCAAGCCGCTCGGCGAGATGGGCGTCTTCGGCGCCACGCTCAAGGGCTACGGCTGCGCCGGCCTCGACAACGTCGCGTACGGGCTCATCATGCAGGAGCTCGAGCGCGGAGATTCGGGGCTGCGCTCCTTCGCCTCGGTGCAGAGCGGCCTCGTCATGTACCCGATTTACGCCTACGGCTCGGAAGCGCAGAAGGAGAAGTGGCTGCCGCGGCTCCAGTCCGGACAGTCGCTCGGCTGCTTCGGGCTGACCGAGCCGGATCATGGATCCGACCCGGGTTCCATGGCGACGCGCGCCATCAAGAAGGGGAACGAGTACGTGCTGAACGGCACCAAGCTCTGGATCACCAACGGCTCGGTCGCCGAGGTCGCCGTGGTCTGGGCCAAGGGCGACGATGGCGAGATCGGCGGCTACCTCGTCGAGCGCGGCACGCCCGGCTTCTCGACGCTCGACATCCACGGTAAGTTCTCCATGCGCGCGTCCATTACCTCCGAGCTCGCTTTCGCCGACTGCAAGATCCCGCTCGAGAACAAGCTGCCCGGCGTCAAGGGGCTCAAGGGCCCGCTCAGCTGTCTCTCCCAGGCGCGCTACGGGATAGCGTGGGGAGCGATCGGCGCGGCCATGGGCTGCTACGACTGGGCGCTCAAGTATTCGCAGCAGCGCATCCAGTTCGGGAAGCCGATCGGCTCGTTCCAGCTCGTCCAGCAGAAGCTCGTCTGGATGATCACGGAAATCACCAAGGCCCAGCTCTTGTGCCTGCGCCTGGGCCAGCTCAAGGACGAGGGCAAGGTCCGGGCGCAGCAGATCTCCATGGCCAAGCGGAACAACGTCCAGATGGCGCTCGACACGGCGCGCCTGGCGCGCGACATCCTGGGCGCCGCCGGCATCGTGGACGAGCACCCGATCATCCGCCACATGATGAACCTGGAGACCGTCAACACCTACGAGGGTACCCACGACATCCACACGCTGATCATCGGACGCGACATCACGGGTCTCGACGCCTTCGGCATGTGAGCGCCGCTCCGGGCCCGGCGCTGATGTGGCGCGTGCGTCAGGCGGGCAGCGCCGCGTAGAGCTCGACGGTGTGGCCGTCGGGATCTTTGACGCAGAAGCAGGGTGTCGCGCCGCCCGCCTCGCCGAAAGGCTGGAGCCCCGCCTGCTCCGCCTCGCGGCGCGCAGCCTGCAAGGCCTCGCGAGTGCTGCCGACGCGGAAGGCGACGTGGTAGAGGCCGGGCGCTCCGGCGGGAAGGGCCTTCGCTTCGACGCGCGCCACCTCGAGCGAGACGTCGTGGTGGTGGGCGCCGGCGGAGAGGAAGACGATGCGCCCGTCCTTGCCGCGCCCCGTCTCGCGGAGGCCGAGGACATCGCGATAGAAGGCAACGGACGATTCGAGGTCGCGCACGAAGAGGGAAACGTGGCCCAACTCGCTGACTCGCATGGCGGCGGTAGTGTAGCATAGGAGTCTATGACGCCCGATCCGAGCGCGCCCGCGGTTGCCCTTCCGGTCCACGCCGCCGCAGCGCCCGCCGACAAGGCGAGGCCGAACTACAAGCTGCTCGGGCTGCTCGCGCTCGGGCACCTCGTCATCGACACGAACCAGGGCTCGCTCCCCGCGCTCCTGCCGTATCTGAAGACCGCGCTCGGTCTCACGTACACGGCGACGGGCGTGATCGTGCTCATGGCCAACATCTCGTCGTCGCTTATCCAGCCGCTCTTCGGCTTCCTCGCCGACAAGACGGCGCGGCGGTGGCTCCTGCCGTTGTCCGTGTTCCTCTCCTCGCTGGGCATCGCGCTGAGCGGCGTGGCGCCGTCCTACTACGCCGTGCTGGCGCTCGTGATGATCAGCGGCTTCGGCGTCGCCGCGTACCACCCCGAGGGTTATCGCACCGCGACCCAGGTCGCCGGGGAGCGCAAGGCGACGGGCGTCTCCATCTTCTCGACCGGCGGCAACATCGGTATCGCGGTCGGCCCGCCGTTCATCACGCTCCTCCTCACGGGCTTCGGCATGCCCGGC from Candidatus Methylomirabilota bacterium encodes:
- a CDS encoding acyl-CoA dehydrogenase family protein — translated: MDTYRGVDYYGIEALLTEEQRMVRDAVRDWVEKEFVPVVSQHHRDETFPLEVAKPLGEMGVFGATLKGYGCAGLDNVAYGLIMQELERGDSGLRSFASVQSGLVMYPIYAYGSEAQKEKWLPRLQSGQSLGCFGLTEPDHGSDPGSMATRAIKKGNEYVLNGTKLWITNGSVAEVAVVWAKGDDGEIGGYLVERGTPGFSTLDIHGKFSMRASITSELAFADCKIPLENKLPGVKGLKGPLSCLSQARYGIAWGAIGAAMGCYDWALKYSQQRIQFGKPIGSFQLVQQKLVWMITEITKAQLLCLRLGQLKDEGKVRAQQISMAKRNNVQMALDTARLARDILGAAGIVDEHPIIRHMMNLETVNTYEGTHDIHTLIIGRDITGLDAFGM
- a CDS encoding S1C family serine protease codes for the protein MRRSALIAAVLLLALPALLVAAPKGDAPRPDPNRVPALPSHIERVAPSIVGIHVEVPPDRPSVATLGAERWGSGVIFDQSGYVLTVSYVVLDAGWIDVTLRGGRKVPAKLVGLDLESGLGVVKLDGPGPWQAATLGDSTKMAVGDLTGTVGLDDDGTLVAVPGKVWEIRPFAASWEYMLDRAILVAPYSPAFGGAALVDATGAVVGITSLRLGEAPFVNLAVPIEQFLGGKQELIAKGRVESRRPRPWIGLYTRELVGGGVIVAGVSPIGPARTAGFRPGDVIVRVNGAEVSSQAEFYRRLWLGVVGQDVQLVVMREARLEAITVRPVDRYRLLKTSDR
- a CDS encoding HD domain-containing protein, which gives rise to MDTYQGRGLIADPIHQYILYTRPDGIPGEATEQDLLDSPWMQRLRRVPQLQSARWVFPAAEHSRFQHSLGAMHLAGRFAQQLHPSLKAEFPDAPSAALLEELLRMSGLLHDIGHGPFGHFFDDNFLADFGLTHEIVGQRIIREQIADLIRGLRRSPSAPFETGEAINPDWICYLMGKDRTRPEAEHPRWLAHLKPLLSGIYTADNMDYVLRDSYMCGVAVGPIDIERIIYYSFFSDKGLTLDRGGIQAFIMFLNARFYMYTNVYYHRTTRGIDLHLKEIFRDTIRLMFPYDLNKDLAPYLHLTEWTLLEEVARWQDAGDPERKTLGQEWRHILDRRLKWRMSHEVVLDLFEPRRGFGFMKAEEVEQRVRELLPAAMRDFPFKIDMAQQDPRPLNPIGMQDRQIYVYDSATRTVSAEPLKELLKYLPGKVAQCRIFAKTHEHDQALAKALNQALGEERPAHPTNL
- a CDS encoding VOC family protein, whose translation is MRVSELGHVSLFVRDLESSVAFYRDVLGLRETGRGKDGRIVFLSAGAHHHDVSLEVARVEAKALPAGAPGLYHVAFRVGSTREALQAARREAEQAGLQPFGEAGGATPCFCVKDPDGHTVELYAALPA